One genomic window of Quercus lobata isolate SW786 chromosome 9, ValleyOak3.0 Primary Assembly, whole genome shotgun sequence includes the following:
- the LOC115962012 gene encoding receptor-like protein EIX2 has translation MEGSLGFLFLTFLIIPLPHFFIFCIGHTHSEVRCIDTERHALLNFKQDLIDPSNRLSFWTVDGDCCHWLGVVCHNLTAHITQLNLRTFYPEGDDFESREQFEAYERSMFGGKLNPSLLDFKHLNYFDLSFNNFSASPIPEFLGSMKSLTSLNLSNARFVGLIPHQLGNLSNLLYLNLKGSGLYVNNLQWLSGLSLLQHLDMSFVNLSKATDWLQLTNTLPSLFDLRLSSSQLPFIPPTLTVNFSSLLTLDLSGNQFENTLILSWIFGLRNLVSLDLSDNYFQGPIPVDLQNMTSLRHLDLSGNYFNHTIPNWFYSFSRLEFLNLCESKLQDTISNAIGNLTSAISIDLSFNELEGKLPRSLGNLCNLREIRLSYNKWSQKISEILESLSRCLSDRLEILDLSKSQLHGHLTDELGVFKNLVKLSFQYNSISGPIPVSLANLPSLTYLDFSNNHIYGSLPQNFGQLKNLVKLVLWNNSISGPLPVSLGNLSSLTYLDLGYNQFNGTLPQNFGQFSKLENLYIDSNMLKGVVSEVHFSNLTSLRNFYASRNQLTLKATQNWIPPFQLESLYLRSWNLGPKFPPWLCSQRHLQLLDISNTRISDVVPPSFWNLSSQFQILNLSHNLIQGEIPNSPVILSASVIDLSSNHFKGPLPCISSNVLVLDLSKNSFSRSISHFLCFRMNEQKNVGYLNLDKNLLSGIIPDCLMKWNNLEVLNLGNNNFSGSIPSSMGSLTYLSSLHLYNNKFSGTLPSSLKNCKKLVIIDVAENRFAGNIPSWIGHRCTSLMILNLRSNYFHGHIPKELCALASLQILDLSHNKLSGSIPKCVKHFSAMATNNISNDHLNSHSSYYGETLPLESALLVIKGNFFEYSTILQMVKSIDFSKNRLSGKIPIEVTSLQGLQSLNLSYNLLIGSIPENIGAMGSLESIDFSLNQLSGQVPSSMSSLTFLNHLNLSNNNLTGKIPLSTQLQSLDPSSFIGNKLCGPPLTNSCTTNGVKPNIRSKATSGLVVDWFYVSMSLGLVVGFWGVCGPLLLNKQWRMMYFQFLDHIGYKLNSVVL, from the coding sequence ATGGAGGGTTCCTTAGGATTCCTTTTCCTCACTTTTCTAATTATTCCTCTTCctcatttcttcattttctgCATCGGACACACTCACTCTGAGGTTCGTTGCATCGATACCGAGCGACATGCCCTTCTCAACTTCAAGCAAGACCTTATTGATCCTTCAAACCGGCTCTCCTTTTGGACTGTTGATGGGGATTGCTGTCACTGGCTTGGTGTTGTCTGCCACAACCTCACTGCTCACATCACCCAACTCAATCTCAGAACCTTTTATCCTGAAGGTGATGATTTTGAATCTAGAGAACAATTTGAAGCCTATGAGCGGTCAATGTTTGGTGGTAAGCTCAATCCTTCTCTGCTTGATTTTAAGCATTTGAATTACTTTGACCTCAGCTTCAATAATTTCTCTGCTTCTCCTATTCCCGAATTTCTCGGTTCAATGAAGAGTTTAACATCTCTTAATCTCTCTAATGCGAGATTTGTGGGACTCATACCTCATCAACTTggaaatctctccaatttgctCTATCTCAATCTCAAAGGTTCTGGTTTGTATGTGAATAACCTTCAATGGCTTTCTGGTCTTTCTTTGCTACAACATCTCGATATGAGTTTTGTTAATCTTAGCAAAGCCACTGATTGGTTACAACTCACAAACACTCTCCCTTCCTTGTTTGACTTGCGCTTGTCATCTTCCCAACTTCCTTTCATTCCACCGACACTCACGGTTAACTTTTCATCTCTCCTCACCCTCGATCTTTCAGGGAACCAATTTGAAAACACTTTGATCCTATCATGGATCTTTGGTCTTCGTAATCTTGTTTCTCTTGATCTATCTGACAATTACTTTCAAGGTCCAATCCCTGTTGATCTCCAAAACATGACTTCTCTTAGGCACCTCGATCTATCTGGAAACTATTTCAACCATACAATTCCCAATTGGTTTTATAGTTTTAGTCGTCTTGAGTTTCTCAACCTTTGCGAAAGTAAATTGCAGGATACAATCTCCAATGCCATTGGAAACCTAACATCTGCCATTAGTATTGACTTGTCATTCAATGAACTTGAAGGAAAGTTGCCAAGATCATTGGGTAATCTCTGTAACTTAAGGGAAATTAGATTGTCATACAACAAATGGAGTCAAAAGATATCTGAAATCTTAGAAAGTTTATCAAGGTGTCTTTCAGATAGACTAGAGATCTTAGACTTAAGTAAGTCTCAACTTCATGGTCATTTGACGGATGAACTTGGGGTATTTAAAAATCTAGTCAAACTTTCTTTTCAGTATAATTCAATTTCGGGTCCAATTCCAGTGTCTTTAGCAAATCTTCCATCTTTGACATACTTGgatttttcaaacaatcatATCTATGGATCTCTCCCTCAAAATTTTGGACAATTGAAAAATCTAGTCAAACTGGTTCTTTGGAATAATTCAATCTCAGGTCCACTTCCGGTTTCTCTTGGAAATCTTTCATCTCTGACATACCTGGATCTTGGGTATAATCAATTCAACGGAACTCTCCCTCAAAATTTTGGACAGTTTTCCAAACTTgagaatttatatattgattctAATATGTTGAAAGGTGTCGTGTCTGAAGTTCATTTTTCCAATTTAACCAGTTTGAGGAATTTTTATGCATCTAGAAACCAATTGACTTTAAAAGCAACTCAAAATTGGATTCCTCCATTTCAACTTGAGTCTTTATACTTGCGATCATGGAATTTAGGGCCAAAATTTCCCCCATGGCTTTGTTCACAAAGGCATCTGCAATTGTTAGACATTTCTAATACAAGGATTTCAGATGTGGTTCCTCCTTCATTTTGGAACTTGTCTTCTCAGTTCCAAATTTTAAATCTCTCCCATAATCTAATCCAAGGAGAAATTCCAAACAGTCCTGTGATTTTGTCTGCTTCAGTGATTGATTTAAGTTCAAACCATTTCAAAGGTCCTTTACCTTGTATATCCTCTAATGTGTTAGTGCTAGATCTTTCTAAAAATTCATTCTCTAGATCCATTTCCCACTTTTTGTGTTTTAGAATGAATGAGCAAAAAAACGTAGGATATCTCAATCTTGACAAAAATCTTTTATCAGGAATAATACCTGATTGTTTGATGAAATGGAACAACTTGGAGGTCTTGAATTTGGGGAACAACAATTTCAGTGGCAGTATTCCATCATCCATGGGATCTTTGACTTATCTTAGTTCTTTGCATCTATACAACAACAAATTCTCTGGAACATTACCATcatctttgaaaaattgtaaaaagttGGTAATTATTGATGTTGCTGAAAATAGGTTTGCTGGAAACATACCTTCTTGGATTGGGCATAGATGTACAAGCTTGATGATTCTTAACCTTCGCTCAAACTATTTCCATGGTCACATACCAAAAGAACTTTGTGCTCTAGCCTCACTCCAAATATTGGACCTTTCACATAATAAGCTATCTGGAAGCATACCTAAATGTGTTAAACATTTTAGCGCCATGGCcacaaataatatttcaaatgacCACTTGAATTCTCATTCTTCTTATTATGGTGAAACTCTCCCACTTGAAAGTGCATTGCTTGTGATAAAGGGAAACTTTTTTGAGTATAGCACCATTCTCCAAATGGTAAAAAGTATAGACTTTTCCAAGAATAGATTATCAGGAAAGATCCCCATTGAAGTTACTAGTCTCCAAGGATTACAATCTTTGAATTTGTCATATAATCTCTTGATCGGAAGTATTCCTGAGAATATAGGTGCTATGGGATCATTGGAATCTATTGATTTCTCTTTGAACCAACTTTCAGGTCAAGTTCCCTCAAGCATGTCAAGTTTGACATTTTTAAATCATTTGAACTTGTCAAACAACAATTTGACTGGGAAAATTCCTTTAAGCACTCAACTACAAAGCCTTGATCCATCCAGTTTTATTGGAAACAAACTGTGTGGACCACCACTTACTAATAGTTGTACTACAAATGGTGTAAAGCCCAACATAAGAAGTAAAGCTACTAGTGGACTTGTAGTGGATTGGTTCTATGTGAGCATGTCACTCGGCTTGGTGGTTGGGTTTTGGGGTGTATGTGGTCCTTTACTATTGAATAAGCAATGGAGAATGATGTACTTTCAATTCCTAGATCACATAGGGTACAAGCTTAACAGTGTTGTCTTGTAA